Proteins encoded together in one Impatiens glandulifera chromosome 1, dImpGla2.1, whole genome shotgun sequence window:
- the LOC124921409 gene encoding serine--tRNA ligase-like, whose protein sequence is MNTQFRKTLANIGQFLQFHAISDRSRLLPLRHAPSACFSSSLVRSDVDRASGMREREKMLDINLFREDKGHNPEIIRESQRRRFADVGLVDDVIRLDKEWRQRQFELDNMRKDFNRMNKEIAKIKISGGDASEMIKNTDENKQQTSKKEAEVQEARAALYAKMELIGNLVHDSVPVSNDEANNAIIRTWGEKRSESELKNHVDLVELLGIADTKKGANVAGGRGFYLKGDGVLLNQALINFGLAFLRRKSYVPLQTPFFMRKEVMSRCAQLAQFDEELYKVTGEGEDKYLIATAEQPLCAYHLDDWIHPSQLPIRYAGYSSCFRKEAGSHGRDTLGLFRVHQFEKVEQFCITSPNDNDSWDMLEEMIKNSEEFYQMLNLPYQVVSIVSGALNDAAAKKYDLEGWFPASNTFRELVSCSNCTDYQSRRLEIRYGQKKGNEQSKQYVHLLNSTLTATERTMCCILENYQREDGVEIPQVLQVYMDGMTFLPFVKAKK, encoded by the exons ATGAATACACAATTTCGGAAAACCCTAGCTAATATTGGCCAGTTTCTTCAATTTCACGCCATCTCCGATCGGAGTCGACTGCTTCCACTGCGACATGCCCCTTCAGCTTGTTTCTCTTCTTCCTTAGTTAGATCGGATGTGGACCGAGCTTCTGGAATGAGAGAAAGGGAGAAAATGCTGGATATCAATCTCTTCCGGGAAGATAAGGGCCACAATCCCGAGATTATTCGCGAGTCGCAACGCAGAAGGTTTGCTGATGTTGGACTTGTCGACGATGTCATTCGTCTGGACAAGGAATGGCGGCAGC GTCAATTCGAGCTGGATAATATGCGGAAAGATTTTAACCGCATGAACAAAGAGATCGCCAAGATTAAGATT TCTGGTGGGGATGCAAGCGAGATGATTAAAAATACTGATGAAAACAAGCAGCAGACCTCAAAAAAGGAGGCAGAAGTGCAGGAAGCACGAGCTGCATTATATGCGAAGATGGAACTAATTGGTAACCTTGTTCATGATTCTGTTCCTGTTAGTAATGATGAG GCTAACAATGCCATTATTCGAACATGGGGGGAGAAGAGATCAGAATCAGAACTGAAAAATCATGTTGATCTTGTAGAGCTTCTTGGAATTGCCGACACAAAGAAAG GGGCCAATGTTGCTGGAGGTAGAGGTTTCTATTTAAAAGGGGATGGAGTGCTCCTAAATCAAgccttaattaattttggtcTAGCCTTTCTGAGGAGGAAGAGTTATGTTCCATTGCAGACTCCTTTCTTTATGAGAAAAGAAGTCATGTCCAGGTGTGCTCAATTAGCTCAGTTTGATGAAGAACTTTACAAG GTTACTGGAGAGGGGGAAGACAAATATCTAATAGCTACAGCTGAACAGCCTCTCTGTGCATATCATTTAGATGATTGGATCCACCCATCTCAGTTACCAATAAG GTATGCTGGATACTCATCTTGTTTCCGTAAAGAGGCTGGCTCACATGGTAGAGATACCCTTGGACTTTTCCGAGTTCATCAGTTTGAGAAAGTGGAGCAATTCTGCATCACCAGCCCGAATGACAATGATTCATGGGATATGCTTGAAGAAATGATTAAGAATTCTGAAGAATTCTATCAGATG CTAAACCTTCCTTATCAAGTCGTGTCTATTGTGTCTGGTGCCTTAAATGATGCTGCTGCAAAGAAGTACGATTTAGAAGGTTGGTTTCCTGCATCAAACACTTTCAGGGAACTGGTGTCCTGTTCAAACTGTACAGATTATCAATCTAGAAGATTAGAGATTCGATATGGACAGAAAAag GGCAATGAACAGTCCAAGCAATATGTACACCTGTTGAATTCAACTCTCACTGCAACAGAGAGGACTATGTGCTGTATCCTAGAGAATTATCAAAGAGAAGATGGTGTTGAGATACCCCAAGTACTGCAAGTGTACATGGATGGAATGACGTTCCTGCCCTTTGTGAAAGCGAAGAAGTAA
- the LOC124921247 gene encoding magnesium transporter MRS2-F-like, producing the protein MDGTQQHRLHVEDEIGKWGVVHGQTRRKGTGTTRLWLIVTASGQSHLEEVEKHSVMRRTGLPNRDLRVLDPLLSYPSTILGREKAIVVNLEHIKAIITANEVLMINSSNPLMSQFVQDLQDRVSSPKDIPRQDNAEMEDEAGEKTVPFEFKALESCLESACRCLESETQTLEHEAYPALDELTSKISTMNLERVRQIKSRLVAISGRVQKVRDELEHLLDDDNDMAEMYLTEKLDHHSREQTSLAEETQNEIGEDDDNDDDDDDQSRMKEDGSKNDSESSINVEELEMLLEAYFAQIDGISQQLSNMTEYVDDTEDFINIMLDDKQNQLLQMGVMLSTANMVINAGIVVVGFFGMNITISLYDNGQPIQFWETTLGTIGGCIVFYLIALGWGKKKNLI; encoded by the exons ATGGATGGTACTCAACAGCATCGATTACATGTAGAAGATGAAATTGGGAAATGGGGTGTGGTTCACGGCCAAACAAGGCGAAAAGGAACAGGAACGACTCGTCTTTGGCTAATTGTGACTGCATCTGGTCAATCCCATCTCGAAGAAGTTGAGAAGCATTCCGTCATGCGCCGTACGGGTCTCCCGAATAGAGACCTCAGAGTACTCGACCCTTTACTCTCTTATCCATCCACCATTCTCGGTAGAGAGAAGGCTATCGTTGTCAATCTTGAACATATCAAGGCTATCATCACTGCAAATGAAGTTCTCATGATTAATTCATCCAATCCTTTGATGTCTCAGTTCGTTCAAGATCTTCAGGACCGCGTTTCTTCCCCAAAGGACATACCTCGTCAA GACAATGCAGAGATGGAAGATGAAGCTGGTGAAAAGACTGTGCCTTTTGAGTTCAAAGCACTTGAATCTTGTCTTGAGTCTGCCTGCAGGTGTCTTGAATCTGAA ACTCAAACTTTGGAACATGAAGCGTATCCAGCATTGGATGAGCTAACTTCTAAAATCAGTACAATGAACTTGGAGCGAGTCAGACAGATTAAAAGCCGTCTAGTTGCAATATCGGGTCGTGTGCAAAAG GTGAGGGATGAACTTGAGCATCTATTAGATGATGATAATGATATGGCTGAAATGTATTTGACTGAGAAACTTGACCACCACTCAAGGGAACAAACATCTTTAGCTGAGGAAACACAAAATGAAATTGGCGAggatgatgataatgatgacgatgatgatgaccagag CCGGATGAAAGAAGATGGCTCGAAAAATGACTCTGAAAGTTCGATTAATGTGGAGGAATTGGAGATGCTTTTAGAAGCCTATTTTGCACAGATAGATGGTATCTCACAACAGCTATCCAAT ATGACAGAATATGTTGACGACACTGAGGACTTCATAAACATAATGCTGGATGATAAGCAAAATCAGCTGTTACAAATGGGAGTAATGCTGAGTACAGCGAATATGGTGATAAACGCAGGAATTGTTGTGGTGGGATTCTTTGGCATGAACATTACCATTTCTCTTTATGACAATGGTCAACCGATACAGTTCTGGGAGACAACCTTGGGCACTATAGGAGGCTGCATTGTTTTTTACCTTATTGCACTTGGTTGGGGTAAGAAGAAAAATCTTATCTag